TTGCATCAAATTTGCTCCTCAATTAAAAAAAGTCAATATGATTTAGCGCTACAGGTAATTTCCTGTAAACATTGCTCACTTATGGCGCATCATCGGCAACATGATGCGTTAAAGAAGTTCTGTTTGGAGGTGTAGAGAGTTTCCTATTTCCTGTCCCTGATGTAGAAAAAATCTATGTACCAGTATTCAGGCTGAATTTCTCTGCCTACCGTTTTTTATATATACACTCACTAAACTACTAAAAATTTATCGATTTACCGTATTTAGTGATCAAATTAGAATTTCCCACAAATCAGCTAGAAAAGCAATATGATTGTCTAAATAAAACGCGGAAACTAGATTCTGTCAGAGTTTTGCGACAATTTAGCTTTTGTAGAGAATGTCGAAAATACTACCTGTGTCTAAGTTAATTTCCACCAGACACTAGTTTCTCAGAACTTACGCACAAAGAAAGGAGACCGGGTGTTGACGGATAAGTCCTAAATGCTTGTATCTTCGGACAAATTTTAGGTCAGATTCAGTGTTTCAGCCGTAAACATAATTTATTGGAGCTTGCGTTTGCTGCTGATCTGTGTGAATATTCTATCAAAATAACGGTAAATTGCTCGATTTATCGTAGTATTGATTATACTTATAGCCTGAATGTTACCGATGTTGCTCAAGCATTTATCAAATCGACTTATGAAGATTGTCAGCAGCTTTCTTCAAAATTATGAAGCATGGAGAATTAATACATTTGCCTTATTCTTTGCTTGCGGGTTAATGTTAACGCTGGTGATATCTGCATGTTCTACTAACAATGCCAGTAACTCTACCGCAACACCAACAGGAAATCAAACCGCGACAAATCAAGGTGTGGTGGTTCGCATTGGCTATCAAAAAGCCGCAACTATTCTCAGTGCGATGAAAGCACAACAAGATTTGGAAAAAGCCTTTGCAGCTAGTGGTGCTTCGGTGACTTGGGCGGAATTTCCTTCTGGCCCCCCAATGTTAGAAGCAATGAACGCTGGGAGTATTGATTTTGGCTACACTGGTGAATCTCCCCCAATCTTTGCTCAAGCTGCGGGTAATCCCTTGGTTTATGTTGCTTACGATCCTTGGAGTCCCAAAGCAGAAGCAATTCTTGTGCCGAAAAATTCATCTATTCAAAGCCTTGCAGACCTCAAAGGTAAACGAGTCGCTGTTGCAAAAGGTTCCAATACTAACTATTTATTAGTAAAAGCCTTAGAAAAGGGCGGAGTAGATTACAAAGATATCAAACCAGCTTTTCTGCAACCTCCTGATGCGCGTGCGGCTTTTGAAGGTAACAATGTTGATGCTTGGGCAATTTGGGATCCTTACTTAGCGGCGGCGCAAGCTGCTACCGGCGCACGTACCTTAACTGATGCAACTGGGTTAGCACCTAATCGGGGTTATTATCTAGCAGCTAAATCCTTTGTGGACAAGTATCCTGATGCTTTAAAAACAGTCCTGGAACAAGTTAAGAAAAGAAGCGACTGGGCAAAAAATAATCCTACAGAAGTTGCCAAATTTCTCTCACCAGAACTAGGTATTGATGCTGGAGTTCTAGAAGTTGCAGAAAAACGACGGGACTATGACGTACTACCGCTAACAGATGAGGTAATTAGCGCGCAACAGCAAATTGCCGATAC
This window of the Nostoc sp. HK-01 genome carries:
- a CDS encoding aliphatic sulfonates ABC transporter substrate-binding protein, translated to MLPMLLKHLSNRLMKIVSSFLQNYEAWRINTFALFFACGLMLTLVISACSTNNASNSTATPTGNQTATNQGVVVRIGYQKAATILSAMKAQQDLEKAFAASGASVTWAEFPSGPPMLEAMNAGSIDFGYTGESPPIFAQAAGNPLVYVAYDPWSPKAEAILVPKNSSIQSLADLKGKRVAVAKGSNTNYLLVKALEKGGVDYKDIKPAFLQPPDARAAFEGNNVDAWAIWDPYLAAAQAATGARTLTDATGLAPNRGYYLAAKSFVDKYPDALKTVLEQVKKRSDWAKNNPTEVAKFLSPELGIDAGVLEVAEKRRDYDVLPLTDEVISAQQQIADTFYKIKLIPKSVNISEIVWKG